Proteins from a single region of Lates calcarifer isolate ASB-BC8 linkage group LG19, TLL_Latcal_v3, whole genome shotgun sequence:
- the zfp36l1a gene encoding mRNA decay activator protein ZFP36L1a, with amino-acid sequence MTTAVVTPFFDFEVMNKNNKLLSYNNNLGAPHPMSVPCTGTNVPISSPTGALLDRKAVGSPSVGGVYQRRHSVSSTKFSQNQFLNSLKAADHSSLISGVGNASSNKENRLRDRSFSETGERLINKCLGPASPTSGSSQVNSSRYKTELCRPFEENGSCKYGDKCQFAHGIHELRSLSRHPKYKTELCRTFHTIGFCPYGPRCHFIHNAEERRGPPQQSSPLNSSNKIERPRLQHSYSFAGFSSSAGLRDSPTSVTPPPMFFPDEVPDWPSSNPFTYSSQELANLFGPSLSAGPVGTEPNTPAPPSPTSTPYYFRPMLESPQMFESPSSPPDSLSDQEGYQSSSGGSLSGSESPTLDTTRRLPIFSRLSISDD; translated from the exons ATGACCACAGCCGTGGTAACGCCTTTCTTCGACTTCGAAGTAATGAACAAG AACAACAAACTGCTCAGCTACAACAACAACCTGGGCGCCCCCCATCCTATGTCTGTCCCTTGCACTGGCACCAATGTGCCCATCTCCAGCCCCACCGGAGCCCTGCTGGACAGGAAGGCGGTGGGATCTCCCTCTGTGGGAGGTGTGTATCAGCGGCGGCACTCTGTCAGCAGCACAAAGTTCAGCCAGAACCAGTTTCTGAACAGCCTGAAGGCAGCGGACCACTCCTCGCTCATCTCAGGGGTTGGCAATGCCAGCAGCAACAAGGAGAACCGCCTGCGAGACCGCTCCTTTTCCGAGACAGGTGAGAGGCTCATCAACAAGTGCCTGGGCCCTGCCAGTCCCACCAGCGGCAGCAGCCAAGTGAACTCCAGCAGATACAAGACAGAGCTTTGCAGGCCCTTTGAGGAGAACGGATCCTGCAAGTATGGCGACAAATGCCAGTTTGCTCACGGAATCCATGAACTGCGCAGCCTGAGCCGCCATCCCAAATACAAAACTGAGCTGTGCCGCACCTTCCACACCATTGGTTTCTGCCCATATGGGCCTCGCTGCCATTTCATCCACAACGCCGAGGAGCGCCGTGGACCTCCACAGCAGTCCTCTCCTCTAAACTCTTCCAACAAGATCGAGAGGCCTCGACTGCAGCACAGCTACAGCTTCGCAGGCTTCTCCAGCTCAGCTGGGCTGAGAGACAGCCCCACCTCGGTCACCCCTCCACCCATGTTCTTCCCTGATGAAGTCCCCGACTGGCCCAGCAGTAACCCCTTTACCTACTCCAGCCAGGAGCTGGCCAACCTGTTTGGGCCCAGCCTCAGTGCCGGTCCTGTAGGCACAGAGCCCAACACCCCTGCACCTCCCTCTCCAACAAGCACACCTTACTATTTCAGACCCATGTTGGAGTCCCCTCAGATGTTTGAGTCTCCATCCAGCCCTCCTGACTCTCTGTCAGACCAAGAGGGCTACCAGAGCAGCTCTGGAGGCAGCCTGAGTGGCTCTGAGTCCCCCACGCTGGACACCACCCGCCGCCTTCCCATCTTCAGCCGCCTCTCCATCTCTGACGACTAA